The following proteins come from a genomic window of Deltaproteobacteria bacterium:
- a CDS encoding class I SAM-dependent methyltransferase, translated as MSSPGSGRGTPRGFWNRLKARWYRRGMERSDFAEAALGVMAPRMERGWSVLDVGAGCGALCLALAEAGFEVTALEPAPAMYEILVEEKERRGLDGLETVRGAWGEIDAGGYDVIVCANVPELLGGGGDFLPAVDRAARRMVFLIASAGPGADKFYYRDLYPLIFNKPYPPRTDYLATYCALHELGICAGVEIIEYDFDQPFDDLDEAVEFWKEYMGIVTEEHDGKLAGYLRGRLEEADGGLVARFHKRSAVIYWSTDREDGRRKARR; from the coding sequence GTGAGTTCGCCGGGGAGCGGGAGGGGTACGCCGAGGGGGTTCTGGAACAGGCTCAAGGCCCGCTGGTACCGTCGAGGCATGGAGAGGTCCGACTTCGCCGAGGCCGCGCTCGGCGTGATGGCGCCGAGGATGGAGAGGGGCTGGTCGGTGCTCGACGTGGGCGCGGGGTGCGGCGCGCTCTGCCTTGCGCTCGCCGAGGCCGGATTCGAGGTCACGGCGCTCGAGCCGGCGCCGGCCATGTACGAGATACTGGTGGAGGAGAAGGAGCGCAGGGGGCTGGACGGGCTTGAGACCGTCCGGGGGGCGTGGGGGGAAATCGACGCGGGCGGCTACGACGTCATCGTCTGCGCCAACGTGCCGGAGCTGCTCGGCGGCGGCGGCGACTTCCTCCCGGCCGTGGACAGGGCCGCCCGCAGGATGGTCTTTCTCATCGCCTCGGCCGGTCCCGGGGCCGACAAGTTCTACTACAGGGACCTCTATCCGCTCATATTCAACAAACCCTACCCGCCGAGGACCGACTACCTCGCCACCTACTGCGCCCTCCATGAGCTCGGCATCTGCGCGGGGGTGGAGATAATCGAGTACGACTTCGATCAGCCCTTCGACGACCTCGACGAGGCCGTCGAATTCTGGAAGGAGTACATGGGCATCGTCACCGAGGAGCACGACGGGAAGCTCGCCGGCTACCTGAGGGGGCGGCTCGAAGAGGCCGACGGCGGACTCGTCGCACGATTCCATAAACGCTCGGCCGTGATCTACTGGTCCACCGACAGGGAGGACGGCCGCCGGAAGGCCCGGCGATAA
- a CDS encoding diguanylate cyclase, giving the protein MENHIASTPARRPRRGERGAAPDGRAGSGRGGAAEGMALMKKDKSRIMIVDDDRAFVDSLTELLTALGYVVCAAVSTGDEAMAAAGAHRPDIVLMDIRLRGPVDGIETAEQIRTVHDIPVVYVTAHADDDLLDRIKETEPFGLLVKPYDEKELHFTVEMALYKHAMERRLRESEQRLHTTLHSIGDAVIATDADGIVTFANPVARHLTGWIDDDPCGRPVSEVLDIADEDTGRTIELPVARIVEEGRADPLRRHSLRTNDGRTIPIEYIVTAITGGGRPTGSVVVFRDITERRLAEEHLQYVAHFDSLTGLPNRMLFFDRLSHGIVQARRYNHLLALLYIDLDAFKRINDTYGHGIGDKLLKEVARRISESVRKADTVARLGGDEFAVILTEITEPRFAAVAARKIIDSISSPITIDESGYTVTTSIGISLYPVNGGNPEALLKSADEAMYAAKREGPNNFLFKGDA; this is encoded by the coding sequence ATGGAAAACCATATCGCCTCCACACCCGCAAGACGACCTCGCCGCGGGGAGCGGGGCGCCGCGCCCGATGGACGGGCGGGATCCGGACGAGGTGGAGCAGCAGAGGGCATGGCGTTGATGAAGAAAGACAAAAGCCGCATAATGATAGTCGACGACGACCGGGCGTTCGTCGACTCGCTCACCGAGCTGCTCACGGCCCTCGGCTACGTGGTATGCGCGGCCGTCTCCACCGGCGATGAGGCGATGGCGGCCGCAGGCGCCCACAGGCCCGACATCGTGCTCATGGACATAAGGCTGCGGGGCCCCGTGGACGGCATCGAGACGGCCGAGCAGATACGGACTGTACACGACATCCCCGTCGTCTACGTGACGGCCCACGCCGACGACGACCTGCTCGACCGCATAAAGGAGACCGAGCCCTTCGGCCTCCTCGTCAAGCCCTACGACGAAAAGGAGCTCCACTTCACGGTGGAGATGGCCCTTTACAAGCACGCCATGGAGCGACGGCTGCGCGAGAGCGAGCAGCGCCTCCACACGACGCTCCACTCCATAGGAGACGCCGTAATCGCCACCGACGCCGACGGCATCGTCACCTTCGCCAATCCCGTGGCCCGGCACCTTACGGGATGGATCGACGACGACCCCTGCGGCAGACCGGTGAGCGAGGTGCTCGACATAGCCGACGAGGACACGGGCAGGACCATCGAACTGCCGGTGGCGCGCATCGTGGAGGAGGGCAGGGCCGACCCCCTGCGAAGACACAGCCTCAGGACAAACGACGGCCGCACCATACCCATCGAGTACATCGTCACGGCCATAACCGGCGGCGGCAGGCCCACGGGCTCGGTCGTCGTCTTCAGGGACATCACCGAGCGCAGGCTCGCCGAGGAGCACCTGCAGTACGTGGCCCACTTCGACTCGCTCACGGGACTTCCAAACAGGATGCTCTTTTTCGACAGATTGAGCCACGGCATCGTGCAGGCCCGGCGCTACAACCACCTCCTCGCCCTTCTCTACATCGACCTCGACGCCTTCAAGAGGATAAACGACACCTACGGCCACGGCATAGGCGACAAGCTCCTCAAGGAGGTGGCCCGCCGCATATCGGAGTCGGTGCGCAAGGCCGACACCGTGGCGCGGCTCGGCGGCGACGAGTTCGCCGTCATACTGACCGAGATAACCGAGCCCCGCTTCGCCGCCGTGGCGGCCCGCAAGATCATCGACTCCATCTCCTCGCCAATTACCATCGACGAGAGCGGATACACCGTCACGACCAGCATAGGCATAAGCCTCTATCCCGTGAACGGCGGCAACCCGGAGGCCCTGCTCAAGAGCGCCGACGAGGCCATGTACGCCGCCAAGCGCGAAGGTCCCAACAACTTCCTCTTCAAGGGCGACGCCTGA
- a CDS encoding sensor histidine kinase: MRREGAHKVYLLLVVVLLAVVAAPALLYVHVLGRAGGDEYAGYIRELRSTLHRIEVETVSVRHGEGRLRRMLREHMREFDGALAALEHGGRSGEDVLPPAPAFLRPELERLRTAWRGVEGRLLVVIDRPHDDAKVLDASMSALEGVKEIYAAVDRIEELVAARSVRWSKSVMTAAAAVSAVGVTAAIYLFFQLRRREREAEEWIASLEKDKEMAEAANRAKSDFLASMSHEIRTPMNGIIGMTELALNTDLTPGQRDYLKMVKSSADSLLSLINDILDFSKIEAGKLELDLGPFDLRDTMGEIMDTLALKAHEKSLELACHILPDVPDRLVGDKGRLRQVLVNLTGNAVKFTDEGEVVVRVEKLTEGDGETTLHFTVTDTGAGVPAAKQERIFDPFWQDTTSAMQRQEGTGLGLAISAQIVELMGGRIWVESPLRERPVAAGGPGSVFHFTACFKVQSGERITPAQASLAGYGDIRVLIVDDNATNRRILEEMVGNWKMRPLSVGSAAAALDALKAARAEGSPFQIMLLDATMPDIDGFSLARLVREEPGLAEGLRIIMLTSALMADAEECRAAGISKRLPKPVKQSSLYDAIVDVIEGEEAAAETPPGETGEGAAEAVEAEEEAPMEEGAQALKRPLKILLAEDNPVNQMLAVALLEREGHDVTVADDGFKAVSLLDTDDFDMVLMDIQMPNMDGFQATKLIRRRERATGDHIPIVAMTAHALKGDRERCLDAGMDDYISKPIDIKGLQRVIANMARRIAGRNAEEGGSPPARNEAERGGSLDTEALLRRVGGDRDLLKRMAEAFCERYPQDVATVKESLHAGDLTAAAQAAHSLKGALGNLDAGKARLAALELEEAARSGDIDASRRALSRLEGELDSLEAALKELAGKL, encoded by the coding sequence GTGCGAAGAGAGGGTGCGCACAAGGTCTATCTCCTTCTGGTCGTGGTGTTGCTGGCCGTGGTCGCCGCCCCTGCGCTCCTGTATGTCCACGTGCTGGGCAGGGCCGGCGGGGATGAGTATGCCGGCTACATAAGGGAGTTGCGCTCCACGCTCCACCGCATCGAGGTCGAGACGGTCTCCGTCCGTCACGGGGAGGGGCGGCTTCGCCGTATGCTCAGGGAGCATATGAGGGAGTTCGACGGCGCGCTGGCGGCGCTTGAGCACGGCGGGCGCAGCGGCGAAGATGTCCTGCCGCCCGCACCGGCCTTTCTCAGGCCCGAGCTCGAGCGGCTCAGGACCGCATGGCGGGGCGTGGAAGGCAGGCTCCTGGTGGTGATCGACCGTCCCCATGACGACGCCAAGGTGCTCGACGCCTCGATGAGCGCTCTCGAGGGCGTCAAGGAGATATACGCGGCGGTGGATCGCATAGAGGAGCTCGTGGCCGCCAGGAGCGTGCGCTGGAGCAAGTCCGTCATGACGGCCGCCGCCGCCGTCTCGGCCGTGGGGGTGACGGCGGCGATCTACCTCTTCTTCCAGCTCAGGCGGCGGGAGCGTGAGGCGGAGGAATGGATCGCGTCGCTGGAAAAAGACAAGGAGATGGCCGAGGCGGCCAACAGGGCCAAGAGCGATTTCCTGGCGAGCATGAGCCACGAGATCCGCACGCCCATGAACGGCATAATCGGCATGACCGAGCTGGCGCTCAACACGGACCTGACGCCGGGGCAGCGCGACTATCTCAAGATGGTCAAGAGCTCGGCCGACTCGCTGCTCTCGCTCATAAACGACATACTCGATTTCTCGAAGATAGAGGCCGGCAAGCTGGAGCTCGACCTCGGCCCCTTCGACCTGCGCGACACGATGGGCGAGATAATGGACACGCTCGCGCTCAAGGCCCACGAGAAGTCGCTGGAGCTGGCCTGTCACATCCTCCCCGACGTGCCGGACCGGCTGGTGGGCGACAAGGGGCGGCTGCGCCAGGTGCTCGTCAACCTGACGGGCAACGCCGTCAAGTTCACCGACGAGGGTGAGGTCGTGGTGCGCGTGGAAAAGCTCACCGAGGGGGACGGCGAGACGACCCTCCATTTCACCGTGACCGACACGGGCGCGGGCGTGCCCGCGGCCAAGCAGGAGCGCATATTCGATCCCTTCTGGCAGGACACGACCTCCGCCATGCAGCGCCAGGAGGGCACGGGCCTGGGGCTCGCCATATCGGCCCAGATAGTGGAGCTCATGGGCGGGCGCATATGGGTCGAGAGCCCCCTGCGGGAAAGACCCGTGGCCGCCGGCGGTCCCGGAAGCGTCTTTCACTTCACCGCATGTTTCAAGGTGCAGAGCGGAGAGCGCATCACGCCTGCGCAGGCGAGCCTGGCGGGCTACGGCGACATCCGCGTGCTCATAGTGGACGACAACGCCACCAACAGGCGCATCCTCGAGGAGATGGTAGGCAACTGGAAGATGCGTCCCCTTTCGGTCGGCAGCGCCGCCGCCGCGCTCGATGCGCTCAAGGCGGCCAGGGCCGAGGGCTCGCCCTTCCAGATCATGCTGCTCGATGCGACCATGCCCGACATCGACGGCTTTTCGCTGGCCCGTCTCGTCAGGGAAGAGCCGGGGCTTGCCGAGGGGCTGAGGATAATAATGCTCACCTCGGCGCTCATGGCCGACGCCGAGGAGTGCCGGGCCGCGGGCATCTCCAAGCGCCTGCCCAAGCCCGTGAAGCAGTCGAGCCTCTACGACGCCATAGTGGACGTCATCGAGGGCGAGGAGGCCGCCGCCGAGACTCCCCCGGGCGAGACGGGGGAGGGTGCGGCCGAGGCGGTGGAAGCGGAAGAGGAGGCCCCCATGGAAGAGGGAGCGCAGGCTTTGAAGAGACCGCTCAAGATACTGCTGGCCGAGGACAACCCGGTGAACCAGATGCTCGCCGTGGCGCTGCTCGAGCGCGAGGGCCACGACGTCACCGTCGCAGACGACGGCTTCAAGGCCGTCTCGCTTCTCGACACCGACGACTTCGACATGGTGCTCATGGACATCCAGATGCCCAACATGGACGGTTTCCAGGCCACAAAGCTCATAAGGCGCAGGGAGCGCGCTACGGGCGATCACATACCCATAGTGGCCATGACGGCCCATGCCCTCAAGGGCGACCGCGAGCGCTGTCTCGACGCCGGCATGGACGACTACATCTCCAAGCCCATAGACATCAAGGGACTCCAGCGGGTCATAGCCAACATGGCCCGTCGCATAGCGGGGCGCAACGCCGAGGAGGGCGGCTCCCCTCCCGCACGGAACGAGGCGGAGCGCGGCGGCTCGCTCGACACCGAAGCGCTGCTGCGGCGTGTGGGCGGCGACAGGGACCTGCTCAAGAGGATGGCCGAGGCCTTCTGCGAGCGCTATCCCCAGGACGTGGCCACCGTGAAGGAGTCGCTCCACGCCGGGGACCTCACCGCCGCCGCCCAGGCGGCCCACTCGCTCAAGGGCGCGCTCGGCAACCTCGACGCCGGGAAGGCGCGCCTTGCGGCCCTCGAGCTCGAGGAGGCGGCGCGCTCCGGCGACATCGACGCGTCGCGCCGGGCGCTCTCCCGCCTCGAAGGGGAGCTCGACAGCCTGGAGGCGGCCCTCAAGGAGCTCGCCGGCAAGCTCTGA